A single window of Leeuwenhoekiella sp. MAR_2009_132 DNA harbors:
- a CDS encoding YdeI/OmpD-associated family protein: MSNLPLLYFKNAEAWRAWLHLNHDSSSGVELIFYKVTCEEESMRWEEAVKVAICYGWIDSTVRKLDDKRRKQYFCKRKPKSVWSAVNKGYVEELYNNDLIHPSGHKAIITAKENGSWTALDNVEEGIIPEDLQVAFTHNPEAFDNYQNFAKGYQKSYLYWLNQAKRQDTRNKRINEIINLCFKNKKQRS, translated from the coding sequence ATGTCTAATCTACCGCTACTTTATTTCAAAAATGCTGAAGCATGGCGAGCGTGGTTACATTTAAATCACGATTCTAGCTCAGGAGTAGAATTAATTTTCTATAAAGTAACCTGTGAAGAAGAAAGTATGCGATGGGAAGAGGCTGTAAAAGTTGCGATCTGTTACGGATGGATTGACAGCACGGTACGCAAACTGGATGATAAAAGACGCAAGCAGTATTTCTGCAAACGCAAGCCAAAAAGCGTCTGGAGTGCCGTTAACAAGGGCTATGTAGAAGAACTATATAATAATGATTTAATTCATCCCAGCGGACATAAGGCTATTATAACTGCAAAAGAAAATGGTTCGTGGACAGCTCTTGACAATGTAGAAGAAGGCATTATACCTGAAGATCTACAGGTTGCATTCACTCATAACCCAGAAGCTTTTGACAATTATCAAAATTTTGCAAAGGGATATCAAAAAAGTTATCTCTACTGGCTTAATCAGGCTAAACGTCAGGATACTCGAAACAAACGCATAAACGAAATTATTAATTTATGCTTCAAAAATAAAAAGCAACGATCTTAA
- a CDS encoding aldose epimerase family protein codes for MKIYKNFLVVPVVLAMTLSLVNCKNNTKKEETAVVAEMPEASITKTEFGKLDSITVDKYKLVNVNGMEVDIITYGGIITSLKAPGKDSTFQDVVLGFDNLAQYTSGNPPFFGAIIGRYGNRIAKGKFSLDGTEYQLPTNDGPNSLHGGAGFDKVIWTAEEVKDGDTVGLKLTYLSKDGDQGYPGNLQTIVTYTLLSDNTLLIDYEAQTDKTTVVNLTQHTYFNLSGDFNNTILDTEVMLNADQYLPVDETLIPTGELATVEGTPFDFNTPKLIKTDIDAENDQLAKGKGYDHCWILNGEDGQMRLAATAYDSESGRFLEVETTEPAIQFYTGNFLDGTLTQKGGTSTYAYRSGFCLETQHYPDSPNQPEFPSTVLKPGETYKTQTSFKFSVK; via the coding sequence ATGAAAATATATAAGAATTTTTTAGTCGTTCCGGTAGTGCTGGCAATGACACTTTCGCTGGTAAATTGTAAAAATAATACCAAGAAAGAAGAAACGGCAGTTGTTGCCGAAATGCCCGAAGCTTCTATTACTAAAACTGAGTTTGGCAAATTAGACAGTATCACAGTAGATAAATACAAGCTAGTTAATGTAAATGGAATGGAGGTTGACATCATTACCTATGGAGGCATTATAACAAGTTTAAAAGCACCTGGTAAAGACAGTACCTTTCAAGATGTGGTTTTAGGCTTTGATAATTTAGCTCAATATACGAGCGGAAATCCGCCATTTTTTGGAGCTATTATAGGCCGTTATGGAAACCGAATCGCAAAAGGAAAATTTAGTCTTGATGGTACAGAATATCAGTTACCTACAAACGATGGTCCTAATAGTTTACACGGTGGAGCGGGTTTTGATAAAGTGATCTGGACTGCAGAAGAAGTAAAAGATGGCGATACTGTAGGCTTGAAGCTCACCTATTTGAGTAAAGACGGTGATCAGGGGTATCCCGGTAATTTGCAGACAATTGTCACGTATACATTGCTTTCAGATAATACATTATTAATAGATTACGAGGCACAAACAGACAAGACTACGGTGGTTAATTTAACACAACACACTTATTTTAATCTTTCTGGAGATTTTAATAATACCATTTTAGATACCGAAGTGATGCTTAATGCAGATCAATACCTTCCGGTAGATGAGACGCTTATTCCAACAGGTGAATTAGCTACAGTAGAAGGGACACCATTTGATTTTAATACACCAAAACTTATTAAGACTGATATTGATGCTGAGAATGATCAGTTAGCAAAAGGTAAAGGTTACGATCATTGTTGGATACTAAATGGGGAAGACGGTCAAATGCGACTTGCGGCAACTGCCTACGATTCTGAAAGTGGACGTTTTCTTGAAGTGGAAACCACAGAGCCTGCTATACAGTTTTACACCGGTAATTTCTTAGATGGAACGCTAACTCAAAAAGGTGGTACAAGTACGTATGCATACCGAAGCGGATTTTGCTTAGAAACCCAGCATTACCCGGATTCACCTAATCAACCTGAGTTTCCTAGCACTGTATTAAAACCGGGAGAAACCTATAAAACCCAAACTTCATTTAAATTTTCAGTGAAGTAA
- the araA gene encoding L-arabinose isomerase, producing MNYNIDQYEVWFVTGTQHLYGEETLKQVAAHSQEIAKGLSASAAIPVKIIYKDLVKTPNEITDLCLEANGTKNCIGLILWMHTFSPAKMWIKGLSLLKKPICHLHTQFNAAIPWGEIDMDFMNLNQSAHGDREFGFIMSRMRKKRKVVVGHWEDKKVQAKLGIFTRVALGWNEFQNLKVARIGDNMREVAVTEGDKVEAQMRFGFTVNGFDSSDIVAKINEIKQEDLDALLKTYETQYNLAETIKEGGEQRQSLVEAAKIELGLRAFLEEGGFGAFTDTFENLGELKQLPGIATQRLMADGYGFGGEGDWKTAALTRAMKVMAIGMEGGTSFMEDYTYHFTPQGSYVLGSHMLEICPSIADGKASCEVHPLGIGGKEDPARLVFNSPEGPAINASLVDMGNRFRLIVNEVEAVKPEADLPHLPVARVLWDCKPNLDIAATSWILAGGAHHTVYSQAVTTEFMEDFADIAGIELLVIDERTRVREFKDTINANEAYYHLFQHGM from the coding sequence ATGAATTATAATATTGATCAATACGAAGTTTGGTTTGTGACAGGAACGCAACACTTATACGGCGAAGAAACACTTAAACAAGTAGCAGCACATTCTCAGGAAATTGCAAAAGGTCTAAGTGCTTCTGCTGCAATACCGGTTAAAATCATTTATAAAGATTTAGTAAAAACACCTAACGAGATTACAGACTTATGTCTTGAGGCAAACGGAACTAAAAACTGCATCGGACTTATTTTGTGGATGCATACCTTTTCACCTGCAAAAATGTGGATTAAGGGCTTAAGCCTGCTTAAAAAACCCATTTGCCACCTGCACACGCAATTTAATGCTGCTATTCCGTGGGGAGAAATTGATATGGACTTTATGAACCTAAACCAGTCTGCACATGGGGATCGCGAATTTGGTTTTATAATGTCACGTATGCGTAAAAAACGCAAAGTGGTTGTAGGACACTGGGAAGATAAAAAAGTACAGGCAAAACTGGGTATTTTTACCCGTGTAGCATTAGGGTGGAATGAATTTCAGAACTTAAAAGTGGCTCGTATTGGAGACAATATGCGGGAAGTAGCCGTAACTGAAGGAGACAAGGTAGAAGCGCAAATGCGTTTTGGTTTTACCGTAAATGGTTTTGATTCTTCAGATATCGTGGCTAAAATTAATGAGATCAAACAGGAAGATCTTGATGCATTACTTAAAACGTATGAAACGCAATATAATTTAGCCGAAACAATTAAAGAAGGAGGAGAACAACGCCAGTCTTTAGTAGAAGCTGCTAAAATTGAACTGGGACTTCGTGCCTTTTTAGAAGAAGGAGGTTTTGGAGCTTTTACAGATACATTTGAAAATCTAGGAGAACTGAAGCAATTGCCGGGTATTGCCACACAACGTTTAATGGCAGATGGTTATGGTTTTGGTGGAGAAGGAGACTGGAAAACTGCAGCCCTTACCCGTGCGATGAAAGTTATGGCGATTGGTATGGAAGGCGGTACCTCATTTATGGAAGATTATACCTATCACTTTACGCCACAAGGTTCTTACGTTTTAGGTTCACATATGCTCGAAATTTGCCCTTCTATTGCAGATGGTAAAGCTAGTTGTGAGGTGCATCCTCTAGGAATAGGCGGTAAAGAAGATCCTGCGCGTCTTGTTTTCAATTCTCCTGAAGGTCCTGCAATAAATGCATCATTAGTAGATATGGGGAATCGCTTTAGATTAATTGTTAACGAAGTTGAAGCTGTTAAACCGGAAGCAGATTTGCCGCATCTACCCGTAGCTCGTGTGCTTTGGGATTGCAAACCCAATCTTGATATTGCAGCCACCAGCTGGATTCTTGCCGGGGGAGCGCACCACACCGTGTACAGCCAGGCAGTAACAACAGAATTTATGGAAGATTTTGCTGATATTGCCGGTATTGAGCTTTTAGTGATTGACGAACGTACTCGTGTACGCGAGTTTAAAGATACCATTAACGCTAACGAGGCTTATTACCACCTGTTTCAACACGGGATGTAA